One segment of Bradysia coprophila strain Holo2 unplaced genomic scaffold, BU_Bcop_v1 contig_561, whole genome shotgun sequence DNA contains the following:
- the LOC119083110 gene encoding uncharacterized protein LOC119083110 isoform X3: MASKQEIEIDESLYVKDVDETEGSEETLPESIPLNGKSRVSDFSFALLMQKCGSILLNKKKTNKVKRLKETAMTNVINVLAFENDVILTKNQVYKKINNMKSRVKDKCLSGKKIQLNAGEKIFAALMETVGSSTIPEATGELMDLSGSELALRDQGLLCKSIELNPTSKSQADKTPSTVEYYIIPQATAELMDLSGNELALRDQGLLCKSIELNPTSKSQADKTPSTVEYYIIPQATGELMDLSGSELALRDQGLLCKSIEIDPTSELNADKTHTTVEYWIIPQATGESMDPSGSELVLRDRGLLCESIEIDPTSESLSSDKPDLVSVIETASNTSSKIVGSNIFGEFTQSNISGVSDDEQLSPKKDREENEIPDLTKHNIEELQKLVLIEQLNVLKAEKKFYEKACYVLGKCSQS; this comes from the exons ATGGCATCGAAGcaagaaatcgaaattgacGAAAGTCTTTATGTAAAAGATGTTGATGAGACTGAAGGTTCCGAAGAAACATTACCCGAAAGTATCCCGCTGAACGGTAAATCTCGTGTGAGTGACTTTTCATTTGCTTTATTAATGCAAAAGTGTGGTTCcattttattgaacaaaaaaaaaacaaacaaagtgAAACGACTGAAGGAAACAGCAATGACAAATGTAATTAACGTCCTTGCGTTCGAAAACGAtgtaattttaacaaaaaatcaagtttataagaaaattaataataTGAAATCAAGAGTGAAAGATAAATGTCTAAGCGGCAAGAAAATTCAGCTCAACGCGGGtgagaaaatatttgctgCACTTATGGAAACAGTCGGATCTTCGACCATACCGGAAGCAACCG GTGAATTAATGGACCTGTCTGGTAGTGAATTGGCTTTACGTGATCAAG GTTTGCTGTGTAAATCAATCGAACTGAATCCGACATCGAAATCACAAGCTGATAAGACACCGTCGACAGTCGAATATTATATCATACCGCAAGCAACCG CTGAATTAATGGACCTGTCTGGTAACGAATTGGCTTTACGTGATCAAGGTTTGCTGTGTAAATCAATCGAACTGAATCCGACATCGAAATCACAAGCTGATAAGACACCGTCGACAGTCGAATATTATATCATACCGCAAGCAACCG GTGAATTAATGGACCTGTCTGGTAGTGAATTGGCTTTACGTGATCAAGGTTTGCTGTGTAAATcaatcgaaattgatccgacaTCGGAATTAAATGCTGATAAGACACACACGACAGTCGAATATTGGATCATACCGCAAGCAACCG GTGAGTCAATGGACCCGTCTGGTAGTGAATTGGTTTTACGTGATCGAGGTTTGCTGTGTGAATcaatcgaaattgatccgacaTCAGAGTCACTGTCGTCCGACAAACCGGATTTGGTTTCGGTAATTGAAACCGCCTCGAATACGTCATCAAAAATTGTAGGATCGAacattttcggtgaatttaCGCAATCAAACATAAGTGGTGTATCGGATGACGAGCAACTATCACCGAAAAAAGATCGTGAAGAAAAC GAGATTCCCGATTTAACGAAACATAATATCGAAGAGCTTCAAAAGTTAGTTCTAATAGAACAGCTGAATGTTCTAAAGgctgaaaaaaagttttatgaaaaagCTTGTTATGTTTTAGGTAAATGTTctcaaagttaa
- the LOC119083110 gene encoding uncharacterized protein LOC119083110 isoform X1, producing MASKQEIEIDESLYVKDVDETEGSEETLPESIPLNGKSRVSDFSFALLMQKCGSILLNKKKTNKVKRLKETAMTNVINVLAFENDVILTKNQVYKKINNMKSRVKDKCLSGKKIQLNAGEKIFAALMETVGSSTIPEATGELMDLSGSELALRDQGLLCESIEIDPTSESQADMTPSKVGSSTIPEETAELMDLSGNELALRDQGLLCKSIELNPTSKSQADKTPSTVEYYIIPQATAELMDLSGNELALRDQGLLCKSIELNPTSKSQADKTPSTVEYYIIPQATGELMDLSGSELALRDQGLLCKSIEIDPTSELNADKTHTTVEYWIIPQATGESMDPSGSELVLRDRGLLCESIEIDPTSESLSSDKPDLVSVIETASNTSSKIVGSNIFGEFTQSNISGVSDDEQLSPKKDREENEIPDLTKHNIEELQKLVLIEQLNVLKAEKKFYEKACYVLGKCSQS from the exons ATGGCATCGAAGcaagaaatcgaaattgacGAAAGTCTTTATGTAAAAGATGTTGATGAGACTGAAGGTTCCGAAGAAACATTACCCGAAAGTATCCCGCTGAACGGTAAATCTCGTGTGAGTGACTTTTCATTTGCTTTATTAATGCAAAAGTGTGGTTCcattttattgaacaaaaaaaaaacaaacaaagtgAAACGACTGAAGGAAACAGCAATGACAAATGTAATTAACGTCCTTGCGTTCGAAAACGAtgtaattttaacaaaaaatcaagtttataagaaaattaataataTGAAATCAAGAGTGAAAGATAAATGTCTAAGCGGCAAGAAAATTCAGCTCAACGCGGGtgagaaaatatttgctgCACTTATGGAAACAGTCGGATCTTCGACCATACCGGAAGCAACCG GTGAATTAATGGACCTGTCTGGTAGTGAATTGGCTTTACGTGATCAAGGTTTGCTGTGCGAATcaatcgaaattgatccgacaTCGGAATCACAAGCTGATATGACACCGTCGAAAGTCGGATCTTCGACCATACCGGAAGAAACCG CTGAATTAATGGACCTGTCTGGTAACGAATTGGCTTTACGTGATCAAGGTTTGCTGTGTAAATCAATCGAACTGAATCCGACATCGAAATCACAAGCTGATAAGACACCGTCGACAGTCGAATATTATATCATACCGCAAGCAACCG CTGAATTAATGGACCTGTCTGGTAACGAATTGGCTTTACGTGATCAAGGTTTGCTGTGTAAATCAATCGAACTGAATCCGACATCGAAATCACAAGCTGATAAGACACCGTCGACAGTCGAATATTATATCATACCGCAAGCAACCG GTGAATTAATGGACCTGTCTGGTAGTGAATTGGCTTTACGTGATCAAGGTTTGCTGTGTAAATcaatcgaaattgatccgacaTCGGAATTAAATGCTGATAAGACACACACGACAGTCGAATATTGGATCATACCGCAAGCAACCG GTGAGTCAATGGACCCGTCTGGTAGTGAATTGGTTTTACGTGATCGAGGTTTGCTGTGTGAATcaatcgaaattgatccgacaTCAGAGTCACTGTCGTCCGACAAACCGGATTTGGTTTCGGTAATTGAAACCGCCTCGAATACGTCATCAAAAATTGTAGGATCGAacattttcggtgaatttaCGCAATCAAACATAAGTGGTGTATCGGATGACGAGCAACTATCACCGAAAAAAGATCGTGAAGAAAAC GAGATTCCCGATTTAACGAAACATAATATCGAAGAGCTTCAAAAGTTAGTTCTAATAGAACAGCTGAATGTTCTAAAGgctgaaaaaaagttttatgaaaaagCTTGTTATGTTTTAGGTAAATGTTctcaaagttaa
- the LOC119083110 gene encoding uncharacterized protein LOC119083110 isoform X2, with protein MASKQEIEIDESLYVKDVDETEGSEETLPESIPLNGKSRVSDFSFALLMQKCGSILLNKKKTNKVKRLKETAMTNVINVLAFENDVILTKNQVYKKINNMKSRVKDKCLSGKKIQLNAGEKIFAALMETVGSSTIPEATGELMDLSGSELALRDQGLLCESIEIDPTSESQADMTPSKVGSSTIPEETAELMDLSGNELALRDQGLLCKSIELNPTSKSQADKTPSTVEYYIIPQATAELMDLSGNELALRDQGLLCKSIELNPTSKSQADKTPSTVEYYIIPQATGESMDPSGSELVLRDRGLLCESIEIDPTSESLSSDKPDLVSVIETASNTSSKIVGSNIFGEFTQSNISGVSDDEQLSPKKDREENEIPDLTKHNIEELQKLVLIEQLNVLKAEKKFYEKACYVLGKCSQS; from the exons ATGGCATCGAAGcaagaaatcgaaattgacGAAAGTCTTTATGTAAAAGATGTTGATGAGACTGAAGGTTCCGAAGAAACATTACCCGAAAGTATCCCGCTGAACGGTAAATCTCGTGTGAGTGACTTTTCATTTGCTTTATTAATGCAAAAGTGTGGTTCcattttattgaacaaaaaaaaaacaaacaaagtgAAACGACTGAAGGAAACAGCAATGACAAATGTAATTAACGTCCTTGCGTTCGAAAACGAtgtaattttaacaaaaaatcaagtttataagaaaattaataataTGAAATCAAGAGTGAAAGATAAATGTCTAAGCGGCAAGAAAATTCAGCTCAACGCGGGtgagaaaatatttgctgCACTTATGGAAACAGTCGGATCTTCGACCATACCGGAAGCAACCG GTGAATTAATGGACCTGTCTGGTAGTGAATTGGCTTTACGTGATCAAGGTTTGCTGTGCGAATcaatcgaaattgatccgacaTCGGAATCACAAGCTGATATGACACCGTCGAAAGTCGGATCTTCGACCATACCGGAAGAAACCG CTGAATTAATGGACCTGTCTGGTAACGAATTGGCTTTACGTGATCAAGGTTTGCTGTGTAAATCAATCGAACTGAATCCGACATCGAAATCACAAGCTGATAAGACACCGTCGACAGTCGAATATTATATCATACCGCAAGCAACCG CTGAATTAATGGACCTGTCTGGTAACGAATTGGCTTTACGTGATCAAGGTTTGCTGTGTAAATCAATCGAACTGAATCCGACATCGAAATCACAAGCTGATAAGACACCGTCGACAGTCGAATATTATATCATACCGCAAGCAACCG GTGAGTCAATGGACCCGTCTGGTAGTGAATTGGTTTTACGTGATCGAGGTTTGCTGTGTGAATcaatcgaaattgatccgacaTCAGAGTCACTGTCGTCCGACAAACCGGATTTGGTTTCGGTAATTGAAACCGCCTCGAATACGTCATCAAAAATTGTAGGATCGAacattttcggtgaatttaCGCAATCAAACATAAGTGGTGTATCGGATGACGAGCAACTATCACCGAAAAAAGATCGTGAAGAAAAC GAGATTCCCGATTTAACGAAACATAATATCGAAGAGCTTCAAAAGTTAGTTCTAATAGAACAGCTGAATGTTCTAAAGgctgaaaaaaagttttatgaaaaagCTTGTTATGTTTTAGGTAAATGTTctcaaagttaa